Sequence from the Thunnus maccoyii chromosome 11, fThuMac1.1, whole genome shotgun sequence genome:
ACATTGTGTTATAATACACACTAATAATTACACTATCAAATTATCACTCTATAACTGTGGACTATAAAACATCTAgctgttgattttattttctttattgattttattactatatatataaGTTTGATATGCAGCTGGTAGAGTGAAGCAAGTCAgtcataaatgatgatgattttactCTCCACCATGACGAGACTGTTGAGTCTGTTTCCTCTGCATCGGAGTGTCATGATAGATGCTCAAACATTGGGAGAGGTTTCGGAAGAGATTCTTCTCGAAATATGTTTTCGTAAGTAGCGCTGCATCTgagcttttgtgtttttgcgtTTTCTCCAGGTGACCTTTGACACCAGCAAGCACCTGAGCGAGTCGGCTCTGAAGAAGAGGAGCTTGGAGAGGCTGAAGTTGCAGGAActggagaggcagagagaggagcagaagCGACgggagaaggaagaggaggagcggcggaaggaggaggagaggtacGACAGAAGCGTCACTCGACAAGAAGACGACCTTTTTTGAAGTTACACAATGACTGCTTTATTGGCGACGGCCATGTTCAAAACACTCTCCATGTACAACGACACCACTTCCTGTGTCTTCACAATGGAAGCTCTCACTTCTTCCCGATACATGATAACATGTACACTCTCATACAGGCAGTTATTTAGTCACCTGAATATAACGCAAATAGTGCGAAAACATTATAAGCATACATATGTATGAATGCTGTGTATTTATACCTGGAACTTAAGAAGACGACTCCAGAAGATTAACGTAACCTCAGCTCGTTGTCTTATAGTAGtgcattcatattttatgaGAAAGACAAAGTAGAAACAGGTAGCAAATAttagaaaatacagtttaagTCAACAAGAAATTACCCATTGTCAAATGTAGTAAACAATATATGTAAACATTAAtcacatgtttttgtgatttcaactgtcaaataaaatcatcCAAAGTAATAATTTAGATAAAATTATGAATCCTAACCCTAAAATGTAAGAATAGAGACACAACTACATGCTGTATTTTTGGGTTTAGCACAGCATTATAATGTTTCGCTTCCCAGTTTGAACACAAGAACACGTAGTTGCTGCTTTTACACTTAATGTCATCCTGATACAATGTGAAGGTAGTGGCAACCGTCACCATGCggtgaaacatttttttgtactgatgttttatgtctttagtTCTGTCATTGGTACTGTCTTAGCAACAAGAGAGTGCACAGTAGAAACACAATGTACTATAGACTTTTAATAAGGTTTTCCATACAGAGACAAGTGCTTCACCTGCCCAGATAGTTTACTTGCCTCAAGGCTGATTAATGGTAGGTTGATAAGTGTCGCTCAGCAGAAATTACAGAGTCGCACAACGTTTTCAATTTATGCTTTGATGACAGGTTTCAGTCGTCTCCATTCagtgcttctttttttaaacagagaCAATACTTCATTGAGAGAATGATAACTTTTTCTCATCCACATCTAATCTACTGTTAACTACCTTCCTGTGAGAGACAACAGCTTAGTATCAAGAACATTAATCGAGCGTCATCGGTATGATGgaagttacatttttgttttggcaGATGAATATATCATTATTGCCAGACTTGAACTATTAATTTTTCACTCTGCTTAGTACTAAGAAAAGTAACCATGCATCGCTACCCAGCACTGTTTGAGCCTAAAATTGCTAATAAATCAGATTCTCACAGATGccaaacttttactttttttttccaggaaacagaaggagcaggaagaggaggagaaggagaggaggaaggaggagaggctGCGGAAGCGAGAGCAGAAACTgcgggagagagaggagagaaggaaccTGAAGAGGGTGAGGCGAcagcaggaggaagagcagaagaAGCTGCAGATGAAGATTGCCATGGAGGAGAGGCGACTGCTGCTCGCTCAACGTAACCTGGAATCTATACGGCTCATCGCTGAGCTACTGGCCAGAGCCAAGGTACACAAAGATACACAAAACACCTCTGAATGGGTGTACATACATCCATCTGGTACACAGCAATACACTTCTGATTTAGGACTTTTAGACTGAACTTCACCTGAGCATAGTTTTAACAAAATGTATCACAGTAAGGAGTGTaaatttagcatttagcataaCAAAATAGGTGGATTTTGGTACCTTTAGAGAACCCAGCTAGTCGTCTGTGCCTGTTTAACAATAGTAGAATTTTTCATAAATTTGATACTGCTTAATAAAGAGCTTGTGTGGTTttgcaaaggaaaataaatctgaatacACTGTGATATTGTTTCATAGTGGCCTGGAGTCTCGTATCACAGTGTCTCGCCCTGACTaacctgattttttttggatttgATGCTGGTGCAGAAATATTAGGAAGCTTTAATCTTCAGCTTGTAAAATGAATTGTGACAAACCGTCACCCACAggatattgtttctttttttcctcatcttgTTTCTTTTATCTTTACCTACAccgtctcctcttcctccacaggccctgaagcagcagcagcaggagaaagagagagccgAACGCGAGGAAAAGGAAAGGCAGGAGCAGGCGCGACAGAAGGAGGAGCTGGCCCGGCTTCAGCAGCTGGAGGCCTGTCGACgcaagcaggaggaggagctgcggagggtggaggtggagaaggagcGAGCACTGGAGCTCCAGCGCCGAGAGAAGGAGCTCAGGGAGAGACTGCTCTGCAACATGTTGAAGAAAACCAGCGGGAAAACCACCAAACCCTCTGACACGCAGGACCAGGCCGGGCCTGTGACGAGAGAGGAGGCCTCAGATCCTGGCGGCGATGATGCGATGATGGGAGCTCTGGGCCGACTGAACGGAGTGAAGGCGGTCGAGGGCAAAGAGAGGCAGGTGTCCAAATCTAGTGTTCACTCCCAAGTTTCAGGGAAAAACAGAGCAACAGATAGGAAGAAGGAAAGGGAGCGGAGGAGGGAAGACGTTGCGAGGAGCAGACACAACCTGGAGGGAGCGAGAGACCGGGACCGCTCCCAAAGAGAGAGGAGCTCCCAGAGCCGGGGCAGGAGGAGGCGCTCCCAaagctacagcagcagcaggaggagaaggagcTCCAGCCGTCACAGGAGGAGCTCCAGCCATCACAGGAGGAGCTCCAGTCACCACGGCAGCAGGAGGCGCAGCCACAGCCACTACAGCAGGAGCACCAGCTCCAGCCGGgacaggagcaggagcagcagcggGAGGAGTTACAGCAGGGGAAGGAGCCGCAGGCGTAGTCACCGAAGATACAGCAGAGGCAGCTCCAGGAGCAGCAACAAAAGCAGAGACAGGAGGAGTCACAGCCGTTACAGTCGAAGATACAGGAGACACAGCAACAGTAGAGACAGGAGTCACTCCAGACGACGTTAAACTCCTCAGTATTAACAGTTAACCAATCGAGATATTCTCCAGTTCTGGCCTTGCATCAACAGTTCGACAGATTCAGCAGTTTCCCAGAATCAGCTCCAGGGATATCCAGGAACATCTTTACAATAAACGCTTAAGTCAAAGACATTGAATCAGCATTTGGACTCTGGTGCACTAAAACTCTTCACTAAAGTTGAGAACACTGgccatgttttcatttcaggcTAATATCAGCTCACAGTCTGTAGACGGTCACATCAGTGTaatgctccttttttttttttaaatcaaaaaaacatgttaattaccTTTTTATTTCCTCCAGTTTTGTTATTGTGCATGAATAACTGATCTCTAAAAATTAACAAGTacagaaaacacattgtgtTTGTTACATTTGATGAGTCACGAGTTTGTTCACAACACCTGTAGcctgactttaaaaaaaaataaagcatagCATCCTCTACTGACATGCCAACAACATgaattttaagtcatttttagaACAAGCCTACAAGCTCCTGAACTACTCTTCACGGCTGCCATAGACCTTTAAGTGGACTACTGAACTAACATGAATGGCTGCTGTTTCATTATAAATGTGAAGTTTCCACAGACTTGAAGACACTTACCTCTATGTTTAGACTGACAAGCAGACCAACTGGCTTCGTAGTCTTGCAGTAGCCGCCTAAAGTATTTCTTGTAATACTGCTTCAGTATTGGCTGTTGTTCTTGTCAGTATAACCACGCAGCAGCATTTTTTGATGATCACCTAGTTTCAGTTAACAAAGGCcgtttttcttttagttttgttttggatttctgaatgttttaaagatttattttgtctgaaaagaaaatgagtttTCGAGTGCATTGAATTGTGTAAATACTTAATGTTGAAAGTTGGAATAAACCTCTGATGATGGTATAAATACATATTGGACCTGATTTAGGAAGCAGGCTTGGTTCATATGTTCTATACCAGTGATGGATTTGAGGTTTAAGGTTTAATCATTGTTTAGGAAACAAGCTGTTGGAATTCAAGTCAAACCAGCAATTAAAAATCGGATATTAGGATGTAACTACTGCTTTCATGCTCACAATGTAGTGCCAGATACATTTCTGTAGCCTTACTGGTAACTGTACAGACTGGATATGAGCTGTGTTGAAAGTCAGTCTTAGTTTTGTTGACAGTTCTGCATTGAAATTGTTACATGTTTGTCAAGGCAAAGCACGTTTTGATCTGTATACCGTATGCTCATGGTCTCATGGAGCATGTCTTGCGTACAACACAAGCTGATTACAATAAAAAATCCAAGCTTGATCATTTTTTTGaaagctttgttttctttcattgaaGCTGGACTTTGTCAATCTTGTCACCACATTGGGAAGCCTTCACCCAAAATCTGGATGTGTgatatttagagctgcaactaatgattattttcattattgattcatctgctgattatttcctATATGTCTATAAAAACACctgaaaactattaaaaatggCTGTCACAGTTCTCTATAATATAagctgacatcttcaaattgcccAGTTTGTTAGACCAACCAtcaatttactatcacataagacttagaaaatcagcaaatcatcacaaatGACTGTCAGGAACTGaggaatgtttgacattttttgctttaaaatgacagaaactatgaatcaatttttaaaatggttaccgattatttttctgtcaatcagctaatcgattaattgactaatctttgcagctctagtgaTATTTCACGGTATATGCTGTAGCTTAACATTTGAATTTCTTCACTAAGGCAAAAAATCAGTGTtaaaagtctccctccactcaaaactgtgtttttcttgttccttgagttggatgtttgtgcaaagtttgacactagaagtctgttttcacattcatctgctgaaagtagaaagtttctctgtgctcgccttaaatctgagtttaaggtcCAGTATTCACCTTAAACAAGTATGAtctggaaacctgaagcctccagtgcacatacaatGAGAATAAACTTTTcaatgaagtaggagacatcatGTGTCCAGCAGCAAAACTTTTCAAATGAGGGTGAAAGTAGAAAGTAGAAGTCATTTCAAGGATTTTAACAAGTTGCCAGAACtggtttttgtggaaaaaccatgtTCGACACAGATAATTATTCAAAATATCATCTTGAAACATGTCAGAAGAGGATCTTTAAATATCAGGTTTCTTATGTTCTTCCACGTCATTACTTTCTATTCATTGTTAGCTCGTACCCCACTGTGGTCAACAAAATTGGAATCTTATGTCAAACATGCTTCTTGTCAGTCAGATAGTGTTTAAAGTTTGCATATTTAGCGTTTTAGGAGCCATGAGCTGagcaactgaagaaaaaaaaaacatctccgTGGTATATAAAGTTATTTCCCCAAAAACCTCATGTGAAGCCAAGGTCACACCTTACCCAACTCCAGCTGTCATGTCTGCATCCTGTCTGTACACCACCGGGTTAATGAACTGCGCAGATGAATAATTAATAGTCAAACTGATTAGTAGCTGTGTAATCTCATCAAGGCATGTGATGTGACAGTCTGTGTCATTAGGTTCAAAACTACCATTAGTCTCCCAGCGTAAGTGCAATCAGGCCATATGGAGAAGAGTAGGGGAGCGCATCTTTCATGAGACTTTCCCCTCAGAGGTTTGGCACTCCTACAGTGTCGATCATTTTCGGGGTCATTGAAACTTTGTGGAAAACAGGTCTGGTATGAGAATGCACTGTGAAAGTCtccatttgagtgtgtgtgataatAAACAAGGCGGCAGTGTATGGCAACAGAGTTGTTTCTTTGTCCACTGCAGACTGAGCCCCTGCTCTAATCTGGGTTATCTGGCTTTAATCAGCTTAGCCCACTGCTACTCTcgctgctgcggctgctgctggGTGGGCACTTTCTGTAGCTTTTTAGTCTGGTTCTGTCttcactcacattcacacaaacacctgTTGAAGTGAGCTGAGCAGACTTGCAGCAGTGAGGCTCAGTTCACGAAACACAACAAtcagttttttgttgtgtttttttcagggGAGTCCTCTCCAAACTGTGTCCATGGCTGGTCGTCTAGAGATGGGTTCAACTGAGGGGACACCTGCTGCTGACACATACCCCAGAAAAATACTGGAGTATATGGAAGGCTTCCTCATCTCAAAGGTAACACATATTtggtgcatacacacacacacctgatttAGCCTACCTGTTCTCAGTTTAAAGTTATTAGCAAAATAGGACTTTTTCACAAAAAACTTGTCAGCCctcattaaatacataaaacatatatttctaCTATTTAGACCTGTGTTTTTAGTTTGACATAAGAATATATCTTCTGGTAAAAAGGCCAAGAGTGTCATCTTAATGGTTACGTGGATCAATCCAAAGGATCCAAACAGACAAGATGTTGGTTGTTGGAGAAGCAAAAAGTTGgacacaaaagagaaaatgaaggaatCCTTTGTTATACATAAGTAATGCACCAGGAGGTGTAAAGTAATGGAAGAATGGGAAAAGGTTAATAgtgagtagagctgcaacgattgaTCGATTAGtagatcgacagaaaattaactattTAGATAATCGAGTAATCGTTTTAGTcgttttttaagcaaaaatatcagatgcagcttctccaatgtgagaatttgaagtttttctgtATCATACATGatactaaactgaatatctttggattttggattgttcgagttaagtcattttttatttatacagcccattatcacaaatcacaaatttgccacGGGGAGTTTTAACGGGGGAAATAAATGGAAGAAAcgtcaggaagagcaacagaggagagaatCTCTCTCACggatggacagacatgcaatagatgtgcagatgtgtgtgcAGAATAGACCAGATAAcagaattacagaaatacagcacaGGATGAAAAACTATAGATGgattgatcagataaaacaggaCATTTGACATGGCCTTGAGAaataatgatcatttttctctattttctgtcattttatagacaaaacaactaaCTGACAAAAGAATCAGCAGCCTAAtctatagtgaaaataatcattagttgcagctcaaaTGGTTAATATATTCAACTGAAGTCCACAAATACTAGAACAAcgtattttacatacatttgaCCAGGTATTCAGTGTCTCACTGATTGAGCCGATCAAACCTCAGACTCTCCTCTAAAAAACCATCCTACCATCTCCCATCTATCTTCCATATCGTCTTAAACTATAAATCTACAAGCCACATATTAAACACAAGTCTTTTTAGTCTTCATTTGTGAATGAGAGTCGTCTACTATCACTCAACATAGTGTAATAATGCTGAAGCATGACACACCAAAACAAATGATCTACAAAGGTCACATGGATGAAAAACTGTCTTTCTCTGTTGAAATAAGTAATCAGAAGGATCATTATTATCCAATCCTAATCggtttatatatatgtgtactgCTTCATGtgaatattgatttattgatctgatattCAGTGAGGGGGTCCTGCAGATAGAGCTCTATATTATATTCTATACTCTGCCTCCCCTCTGTGACCCAGACGGTGTTCACGTCCTGTGAGCTGGGTGTGTTCGATGTGTTGCTGGGTGCAGGGCGCCCCCTGTCCGCAGAGGAGATCTGTCAGGCGATCGGAGCCAGTCTGGATGGCACAGAGAGGCTGCTGGCTGCCTGCACCGGCCTTCAGCTGCTCAACACGCACCAGGACGACGGACGAGgtcagtatacacacacatatacaagtAGCAAGAAtgtaaaaactcaaaaataGTCTAAAAGAGTAGAAGCACTAACACTGAAAAGACAATtcttgttaattaattaatcaactaattgttacAGTGCTAAATAGTAGTTTTTTTATTGACAGATTTTAATTCAGTTCAGTTGTCACCTCCGTTTTGTACacctccctctgtctccatctTGTCTGTTTTCCACTTTCCACATCTCCCACGTACGACACAAAAGGTCAAGCTCTGTCTTAACACCTTCAGAGACTCATTCACAGTCATCCCCCTcccctgtctctcctcctccacttctccCACTCCtccatttcagtgttttacagtAACACAGAGCAGGCCAGTATCTACCTGACTCGCTCCAGTCCTTTATCCCTCTACCACTCCATCCAGTACAGCTCCAGAACCATCTACCTTTGCTGGCATCACTTGACCGACGCTGTCAGGTCAGTACACATCCCTGCCCACAGTTTGGACACAATTTCACACTAGAAGGAGTTTCTACTACATTCCTGTCGAGAGTCGCCATCCTGGCaagcagaaacatttttgaaaatatgaaaccAGTTAAGATTCGATTATGATTCCATGAGGTTTTCTGAACACTTTGAATGTTTCTGATGTGCTTCGACActttaaacacatgcacatagtGATATTTGGGGTtggaatttcatttttttttaaataaatatttcatttattttcgATTAGTGACCTCAGACGTCAAGGAGTCTGAGAAACTCATGAGATATTTACCTGAATTTAGCTACAGTATTTTCAACAAGGAAggtatttttttcaaaattcctACATTGATAGCATCTCTTGTAAAACTTTTACAGGCCACACTGGTGTGATTTTATCGTTTTTACTGGTTCCTCCGGTGGTAAATTATCTTTGCTTGCTCTTGTAAGAATTTAAGTGTATTTTGTAAAAGAACATTTAGGAACTCGAAATAGTCCAAACCAGAACAgcaagtaaaaataaatcattaaacaAATGGTTGCCATAACTGCTTAGAAAATAGGTCAAGGTTAAACATGTATGATATTATCCACTTAAATGGAAAAGCTCAGGGTGAAATCATGTACAAGTGAGCAGTGATTGATTGTCAGATTGCAGTTTTGATCCGTAGCCTAAGAATCTGGATTTCCTGTCctcctttttctgtttgaacagCGTCTCAAGATGGATTCTAGTCTCATTGTTATGTCTGAGGGACGACAGCCAGCAGCTCTCAGACAGCGTGTCTGGATTCGCTGTCGCTGTCGAGTGAACTCCATCTGTTAgaaactctgaaaaaaaaagacacatcagTAAAGATGATACCTAAAGGATAAAAGCATCTCGATGGAAGTtgctaaatgaaaacacattttctaattttttttcttttagcgTTGTGAAATAGGAGCGTGTGGTGTAAAACAGACAGGACGTGATTGTGAattcatgtaaacacacttcTCTCCCTGACCTTATTGATTTAATCTACTTCATCGTACTTCGTGAGGTGAAGCCGAAGCagattttaaatactgtattgaGACAATCGATACCTGGATCCCACATTTCTCTCAGCAAACGCGACAAGAGAAATCAAACTCAAGTCACATACGCGATATGCATAACGCTATCAGCTAtcatatgtgaatatttctgtctttgtcctAGAGAGGGAAGAAATCAGTATGAAAAGGCTTTTGGAGTCAGCTCTAAAGACCTGTTTCAGGCTCTCTACAGGTAAGAATCTGTCtttgatgaaaacacacacacacacacacacacacacacacacacacacacacacacacacacacacacacagatgaaacacacacttttGCTCATTTACAGTCCATCCTCGTCTCTCCATCTTAAGTCTATCTgtcactctcctctctcttcccccaAAAAAACTGACTGGTGGGATTCATTAGGAGGCAGGGGATGTgtgagggagcgagagagagggaaagagagagaaaatacatcTCTCAGCCATTGTCCTTGAGGTCTAGTGTGTTTATAGTATCTAATGCCCACAGTTTTAATGCTTCACTGATCTGCTGGTCAGCAGTTTTCAGCGGTCACACGCTCAAATTTTCACACTTTGTCCGCTAATAGATTTTGATTGGCCTGCCTGAGAACCTGAACTGCAGAACGCTGCCGGTCCCAAAGGAACGGGGACCGTCAAAACTGAGAAATATCTCGCTAAACCGTCCCCTCGTCTTGTCCTCATCACGCCACAATTTGCAAACCATCGTACTTTGAGGAAAGAAGATCTCAGGTGCACCAAATGGAGGTTGTTAAAATGCACATTTGCCTGATCACCCACATCATCTCAGTAAAAGTAGAAAGTTGAAAATGTGGAAGGTGGTATGTTACTTTGCATGTGAACTAATGCACATGTAATTTGCTATCTTTGGATTTTTACACTTCATGCAGttgatgtttttgttcactGCTGGTTATTGGGGCTTGTTCATTAATTGcattatttctgtatttgctgtttttttattcatttttgttctCACATCCTTTCGCAAAGCACTTGATCTCAGAGAAAGTGAGTAATTGGAGATAGATGCATGCAAAATGAGAATATTAAGAATATGATCCATGCACACATAATGTAATACAGCCTTGTACGGATGAATTTGCAATTCAGCTTTAATTGActgaaaatgcatgaaaaatgtcaacaccTGTTCACAATTGATATAATGTGGAGTAGCAGTTGTTTGTCCCTGCTGATTTCCCCTGTGAATACTGTGGGTAAATTAGCAGGGGAAACAACCACTGGAGTCATTCAGTGCATTCTTGGAGCTCTGTAGCAGGATGATTCGAAGCTGGCTGGATGACTCAGACTCCTGTTTACTCATCGCCATTTAACCAGCCATGTACTGCACCTGAATAATTTACAGCCAAGTCCCATCTACAGCTTGAATTCTTACACTCGGAAAAGCAGGAAAGATtcggaggagaaaaaaaaaaaaaactggcgAGAGAGCACGGATTTAGAGATGTTTGAGATTCCGAGCACATACAAGATGTTGCATAGTTTTAAATTCTAAAGATGAGTGCTTGCcttttatttctacttttaaattattttgctCATGTTGGGTAAATGTGTCGTCTCAATACGTCAGACGGTTTCAACCTTCACAGCTGAATTCACCTCACTTCATCTCAAAGGCATGCTTCTTTATCTCAAACATGTAGAAGTGATGGCATAGTCAGGTGTTTGAATTGATTGCCTCAATTAGGAGGTcatcataaaatatcatatCATCAAGCAGCACGAAATTAATTGAAAGTGCATTTAATTAAAAGTAGAGCATGAAATATAGAACTATAGGCTATTAACTGCTTAATGACATGATATTAAATGTAATGCTCTTATCTGAGGTTTGATTACATCTTAGGAGGAGAAGTACATTTGAATGGTCACTTGCTTATTAGCTATGACTGGGTTCTTTAGGTTTAATGCATGTTTGAACAAGTAAAAACACCATCAGGAGCCTTGATCAGCTCTTATTCCGATTATAAAAGCTGTGTGATTATAATATTGTAAAGAATACATCATGTGCTAATCtcaataatgttttattgtggtGGTTAGTGTATCTGTGATACAAGACGTGCAACTTTGGGAAGCTACTGCCTATTTCAAATATTGAAACTTATAGCTACTAtattaataatttgaaaatatCCCTCCATAGTTgtattgttgattaatctgacgattattttttcgattaatcgttttgtctctaaaacgtcagaaaatagtgaaaaatgtccaaggtgatgtcttcaaatgtcttgttgtgTTTGATCACTTTTCCAAAATCCAAAACCTTTTCCTGACGTTTCTTCCTTTTATTTCCCCCGTTAAAACTCCCTgtggcaaatttgtgatttgtgataatgggctgtataaataaaaaatgacttaatttgagcaatccaaaatccaaagatattcagtttagtatcatttatgacacagaaaagcttcaaatcttaacattggagaagctgaaaCCTGCAAATGTTCAGCATTTGtccttaaaaaattactaaaaccattaatcgattatcaaaatagttactgGTTAATTTTGTGgtgattgactaatcgattaatagactaatcgttgcagcttcaTTTCTAATTAAGTTAAAAAGTTCCTGAAGGTGTCTCACCACCAGTACCCACAATTTGAATTTCCTGCTCACTTTGCTTCCTTATTTCATTGTgggacaaaaaaacatacaaaatttaTTATGAATACTGATGGCTTTGTATattgttagcattgtcacttcTCTAGTGTGACTGCACAACATACATACTTGTGGGAATTATAGTTTAGTGTCTAACTGTCTGCTGTCATTGTTAGAGTGTTTTTGACTTCTGCAATATTTTGCcagaaaatcaacaaatataacataatatTGCTAAATGATATAATAATCTCCATGTTGGTAGAAGAGTGGAGCAAGAGTGGATCATTATTTTCTTCCATTACTGCTGATAAGATGGAGCAAAGCACACAACAGTGTTCAAGCAGCCATGAATCATAACTCAGTGTGTACAGATATGACAGAGACCTGCGGGGATGTTGAGGAGTATAAGAGCAGACTGATCATAGACCTGGAGGACGTTACAGTCATATATAAGGACAGGGGTAACCAGGTTAAGCAACTTACTTTCAGTATGACTGTACAGGCATGTAAATCTACTCAATCATGGACAAAAAGGGCTGCACGTGTTGTCATTGGGGAGGGCGTTAGATATCCTATGTCTAAAATGatctcaaattaaagctgacaGTCTGCTGTTTGGCCTCACAGTCATTTCATCTTTTCACATCCGATGTAATCAGAGTCAGAAGCCACAAAACACCAAACAATGAGTCACTTTCAGAGTTCCTCTTGAGGTCACTGTGTCGTCT
This genomic interval carries:
- the akap17a gene encoding A-kinase anchor protein 17A; the protein is MLASQPVYNMTTIVHDTTEAVCLSAEYNLYLKPIAKMTVSVALPQLKLPGKSISNWEVMERVKAMVAPEQFSVLRISKSTMDFIRFEGEVENKTVVKSLLSRLDGKSIKLSGFTDVLKVRAVENKVDFPTRHDWDSFFRDAKDMNETVPGERPDTIHLEGLPCRWFSQKDSQYPDRPSEEVLISVFQMFGKVRNVDIPMLDPYREEMLDKNFNTFSFGGHLNFVAYVQYQEYCGFTKAMDTLRSMKLMLKGDDGKAVACNIKVTFDTSKHLSESALKKRSLERLKLQELERQREEQKRREKEEEERRKEEERKQKEQEEEEKERRKEERLRKREQKLREREERRNLKRVRRQQEEEQKKLQMKIAMEERRLLLAQRNLESIRLIAELLARAKALKQQQQEKERAEREEKERQEQARQKEELARLQQLEACRRKQEEELRRVEVEKERALELQRREKELRERLLCNMLKKTSGKTTKPSDTQDQAGPVTREEASDPGGDDAMMGALGRLNGVKAVEGKERQVSKSSVHSQVSGKNRATDRKKERERRREDVARSRHNLEGARDRDRSQRERSSQSRGRRRRSQSYSSSRRRRSSSRHRRSSSHHRRSSSHHGSRRRSHSHYSRSTSSSRDRSRSSSGRSYSRGRSRRRSHRRYSRGSSRSSNKSRDRRSHSRYSRRYRRHSNSRDRSHSRRR